One region of Streptomyces sp. CG4 genomic DNA includes:
- the ald gene encoding alanine dehydrogenase has protein sequence MKVGIPREVKNNEFRVAITPAGVHELVRNGHQVVIERAAGVGSSITDDEYVAAGARILDTADEVWAAADLLLKVKEPIAEEYHRLRKDQILFTYLHLAASKECTDALVESGTTAIAYETVELPSRALPLLAPMSEVAGRLAPQVGAYHLMRAAGGRGVLPGGVPGVTPAKCVVIGGGVSGWNATQVAVGMGFEVTLLDRDINKLREADKIFGTKVKAIMSNSFELEKAVLDADLVIGAVLIPGAKAPKLVTNELVARMKPGSVLVDIAIDQGGCFEDSHPTTHAEPTFKVHNSVFYCVANMPGAVPNTSTNALTNATLPYIVSLANNGWVEALRRDAALAKGLNTHEGKVVYREVAEAHGLEHVELETLLG, from the coding sequence GTGAAGGTCGGCATCCCCCGCGAGGTCAAGAACAACGAGTTCCGGGTGGCCATCACCCCCGCCGGTGTGCACGAGCTGGTGCGCAATGGCCACCAGGTCGTCATCGAGCGCGCCGCCGGCGTCGGCTCCTCGATCACGGACGACGAGTATGTGGCCGCCGGTGCCCGGATCCTGGACACCGCCGACGAGGTCTGGGCCGCCGCCGACCTGCTGCTGAAGGTCAAGGAGCCCATCGCGGAGGAGTACCACCGCCTCCGCAAGGACCAGATCCTCTTCACCTACCTGCACCTGGCCGCCTCCAAGGAGTGCACGGACGCGCTCGTCGAGTCCGGCACCACGGCCATCGCCTACGAGACCGTCGAGCTGCCCAGCCGCGCGCTGCCGCTGCTCGCCCCGATGTCCGAGGTCGCGGGCCGGCTGGCCCCGCAGGTCGGCGCCTACCACCTGATGCGCGCGGCCGGCGGCCGCGGTGTGCTGCCGGGCGGCGTGCCGGGCGTGACCCCGGCCAAGTGCGTGGTCATCGGCGGCGGTGTCTCCGGCTGGAACGCCACCCAGGTCGCCGTCGGCATGGGCTTCGAGGTGACCCTGCTCGACCGCGACATCAACAAGCTGCGCGAGGCCGACAAGATCTTCGGCACGAAGGTCAAGGCGATCATGTCCAACTCCTTCGAGCTGGAGAAGGCCGTCCTCGACGCCGACCTCGTCATCGGCGCGGTCCTCATCCCGGGCGCCAAGGCCCCGAAGCTCGTCACCAACGAGCTGGTGGCCCGCATGAAGCCCGGCAGTGTCCTTGTCGACATCGCGATCGACCAGGGCGGCTGCTTCGAGGACTCCCACCCGACGACGCACGCCGAGCCGACCTTCAAGGTGCACAACTCGGTCTTCTACTGCGTCGCCAACATGCCCGGCGCGGTGCCCAACACCTCCACCAACGCCCTCACCAACGCGACGCTGCCCTACATCGTCTCGCTCGCCAACAACGGCTGGGTCGAGGCGCTGCGCCGCGACGCCGCGCTCGCCAAGGGTCTGAACACCCACGAGGGCAAGGTCGTGTACCGGGAGGTCGCCGAGGCCCACGGCCTGGAGCACGTCGAGCTGGAGACCCTGCTCGGCTGA
- a CDS encoding ParA family protein, with protein sequence MPARGQGSAGFEAVGSVAVRTFAAHQSPGPQTARTAHQSMDGHHVNAMAGDGSGAPHNQFADYDELPEGHFYDPDAEYEPDPEYAATLAPDAARQRRERIGPTGRPLPYFPIPGPLTDHGPAKIIAMCNQKGGVGKTTSTINLGAALAEYGRRVLLVDFDPQGALSVGLGVNPMELDLTVYNLLMERGMSADEVLLKTAVPNMDLLPSNIDLSAAEVQLVSEVARESTLQRALKPLMSDYDYIVIDCQPSLGLLTVNALTAAHKVIVPLECEFFALRGVALLTETIEKVQERLNPELELDGILATMYDSRTVHSREVLARVVEAFDDHVYHTVIGRTVRFPETTVAGEPITTYASNSVGAAAYRQLAREVLARCHAE encoded by the coding sequence ATGCCTGCACGGGGCCAGGGCTCCGCGGGATTCGAGGCTGTCGGCTCCGTAGCTGTGCGCACCTTCGCAGCCCACCAGAGTCCGGGTCCACAGACCGCCCGGACAGCACACCAGAGCATGGATGGCCATCACGTGAACGCCATGGCCGGCGACGGAAGTGGCGCGCCCCACAACCAATTCGCCGACTACGACGAACTGCCCGAGGGGCACTTCTACGACCCCGACGCCGAGTACGAGCCCGATCCGGAGTACGCGGCCACGCTCGCGCCCGACGCGGCCCGCCAGCGCCGTGAGCGCATCGGCCCGACCGGACGCCCGCTGCCGTACTTCCCGATCCCGGGCCCGCTGACCGACCACGGCCCCGCGAAGATCATCGCGATGTGCAACCAGAAGGGCGGCGTCGGCAAGACGACGTCGACCATCAACCTGGGTGCCGCGCTCGCGGAGTACGGCCGGCGCGTACTGCTCGTGGACTTCGACCCGCAGGGCGCGCTGTCGGTGGGCCTCGGCGTCAACCCGATGGAACTCGACCTGACGGTCTACAACCTGCTCATGGAGCGGGGCATGTCCGCGGACGAGGTCCTGCTGAAGACGGCGGTCCCCAACATGGACCTGCTGCCCTCCAACATCGACCTGTCGGCCGCCGAGGTCCAGCTGGTCTCCGAGGTCGCCCGCGAATCGACGCTGCAGCGCGCCCTGAAGCCGCTGATGTCCGACTACGACTACATCGTGATCGACTGTCAGCCCTCGCTCGGCCTGCTCACCGTCAACGCCCTGACGGCCGCTCACAAGGTGATCGTGCCGCTGGAGTGCGAGTTCTTCGCCCTGCGCGGTGTGGCCCTGCTGACGGAGACCATCGAGAAGGTCCAGGAGCGGCTCAACCCCGAGCTCGAACTGGACGGCATCCTCGCCACGATGTACGACTCGCGCACGGTCCACAGCCGTGAGGTCCTGGCCCGGGTGGTCGAGGCCTTCGACGACCACGTCTACCACACGGTCATCGGCCGCACGGTCCGCTTCCCGGAGACCACGGTCGCCGGTGAGCCGATCACCACGTACGCCTCCAACTCCGTCGGTGCCGCCGCCTATCGCCAGCTCGCCAGGGAGGTGCTCGCCCGGTGTCACGCCGAGTGA
- a CDS encoding ScpA family protein, whose product MTSSDVPAPGTNAGRRRVLGRGPGTSVAEAVVPAESGGHDGAEPEEAPGAVVAEEPEPAAPGELAAAVPEELASAEPEQIRDGVFKVRLANFEGPFDLLLQLISKHKLDVTEVALSKVTDEFMAHIRAMGPDWDLDQTTEFLVVAATLLDLKAARLLPAAEVEDEGDLALLEARDLLFARLLQYRAYKQIADIFNRRLDDEARRRPRTVGLEPHHAELLPEVVISIGPEGFARLAVKAMQPKPKPQVYVDHIHAPLVSVQEQAGIVVARLKELGEASFRALIEDTEDTLTVVARFLALLELYREKAVALEQEAALGELLVRWTGGDTDAAPMVTDEFDRPPEQPKEEKKP is encoded by the coding sequence ATGACCTCGTCCGACGTTCCCGCCCCCGGCACAAACGCCGGTCGCAGGCGTGTCCTGGGCCGAGGTCCGGGCACGTCTGTGGCCGAGGCGGTGGTTCCGGCCGAGTCCGGTGGGCACGACGGCGCGGAACCGGAAGAGGCGCCCGGAGCCGTCGTGGCCGAGGAGCCCGAGCCTGCCGCACCCGGAGAACTCGCGGCCGCCGTACCCGAGGAACTCGCGTCCGCCGAGCCCGAACAAATCCGTGACGGTGTCTTCAAGGTCCGGCTCGCGAACTTCGAGGGCCCCTTCGACCTCCTCCTCCAGCTGATCTCCAAGCACAAGCTGGACGTCACCGAGGTCGCCCTGTCGAAGGTCACCGACGAGTTCATGGCGCACATCCGGGCCATGGGGCCGGACTGGGACCTGGACCAGACGACCGAGTTCCTGGTGGTCGCCGCGACGCTGCTCGATCTGAAAGCCGCCCGGCTGCTGCCCGCCGCCGAGGTCGAGGACGAGGGCGACCTGGCGCTGCTGGAGGCGCGGGACCTGCTGTTCGCGCGGCTGCTGCAGTACCGCGCGTACAAACAGATCGCGGACATCTTCAACCGGCGCCTGGACGACGAGGCCCGCCGCCGGCCCCGTACCGTCGGCCTGGAACCGCACCACGCCGAGCTGCTGCCCGAGGTCGTCATCAGCATCGGCCCCGAGGGCTTCGCCCGGCTCGCGGTCAAGGCGATGCAGCCCAAGCCCAAGCCGCAGGTCTACGTCGACCACATCCACGCCCCGCTGGTCAGCGTGCAGGAGCAGGCCGGAATCGTGGTCGCCCGGCTGAAGGAGCTGGGCGAGGCCAGCTTCCGGGCGCTGATCGAGGACACCGAGGACACGCTCACCGTCGTGGCGCGGTTCCTCGCCCTGCTGGAGCTGTACCGCGAGAAGGCCGTCGCCCTGGAGCAGGAGGCCGCGCTCGGGGAGCTGCTGGTGCGCTGGACCGGCGGGGACACCGACGCGGCGCCGATGGTCACCGACGAGTTCGACCGGCCGCCCGAGCAGCCCAAGGAGGAGAAGAAGCCGTGA
- the scpB gene encoding SMC-Scp complex subunit ScpB has translation MSEQTTEVPAGLPAVAGLALKPALEAMLMVVDEPATEEHLAKLLERPKRQVADALRELADEYTVQGRGFELRHVAGGWRFYTRAEYAPAVERLVLDGQTARLTQAALETLAVVAYRQPVSRSRVSAVRGVNCDGVMRTLLQRGLVEEAGTEPETGAILYRTTNYFLERMGLRGLDELPELAPFLPEAEAIEAETQEGVPSFDPDAPDAPGAEDADD, from the coding sequence GTGAGTGAGCAGACCACGGAGGTGCCCGCCGGACTGCCGGCCGTCGCCGGCCTTGCTCTCAAGCCCGCCCTGGAGGCCATGCTCATGGTCGTCGACGAGCCCGCGACCGAGGAGCATCTGGCGAAGCTGCTGGAGCGGCCGAAACGGCAGGTCGCGGACGCGCTGCGGGAGCTGGCCGACGAGTACACCGTGCAGGGCCGCGGTTTCGAGCTGCGCCACGTCGCGGGCGGCTGGCGCTTCTACACCCGCGCCGAGTACGCCCCGGCCGTCGAGCGGCTCGTCCTGGACGGCCAGACCGCCCGGCTCACCCAGGCGGCACTGGAGACCCTCGCGGTGGTCGCCTACCGCCAGCCGGTCAGCCGCAGCCGCGTCTCCGCCGTGCGCGGGGTCAACTGCGACGGCGTGATGCGCACCCTGCTGCAGCGCGGTCTGGTCGAGGAGGCGGGCACGGAACCCGAAACAGGTGCGATCCTGTACAGGACGACGAACTACTTCCTGGAGCGGATGGGCCTGCGCGGCCTGGACGAGCTTCCGGAGCTCGCGCCCTTCCTCCCGGAGGCGGAGGCGATCGAGGCCGAGACCCAGGAAGGGGTCCCGTCGTTCGACCCGGACGCGCCCGACGCGCCCGGTGCAGAGGACGCAGACGACTAA
- a CDS encoding pseudouridine synthase: MRSSGSGKSGGRGNYRGAGNNRDERQGQGRPRKPRPEERRYDVGPGASPEGPKSGRGGAARGGAKGGPKQSQQGGGRGRTAPGRSREYEAQAEERNRERYAGKKDVKPPKTFPGAEQEGERLQKVLARAGYGSRRACEELIEQARVEINGEIVLEQGRRVDPEKDEVKVDGLTVATQSYQFFSLNKPAGVVSTMEDPEGRQCLGDYVTNRETRLFHVGRLDTETEGVILLTNHGELAHRLTHPKYGVKKTYLAAIVGPIPRDLGKRLKDGIQLEDGYARADHFRVVEQTGKNYLVEVTLHEGRKHIVRRMLAEAGFPVEKLVRTAFGPITLGDQKSGWLRRLSNTEVGMLMKEVDL; this comes from the coding sequence ATGCGAAGCAGCGGCAGCGGCAAGAGTGGCGGGCGCGGTAACTACCGCGGCGCCGGCAACAACCGGGACGAGCGGCAGGGGCAGGGCCGTCCCCGCAAGCCCCGCCCCGAGGAGCGCCGCTACGACGTGGGCCCCGGCGCCTCCCCGGAAGGCCCCAAGTCCGGCCGCGGCGGCGCGGCCCGCGGCGGCGCCAAGGGCGGCCCCAAGCAGTCCCAGCAGGGCGGCGGGCGCGGCCGTACGGCCCCCGGGCGCTCGCGTGAGTACGAGGCGCAGGCCGAGGAGCGCAACCGCGAGCGCTACGCCGGCAAGAAGGACGTCAAGCCGCCCAAGACCTTCCCGGGCGCCGAGCAGGAGGGCGAGCGGCTGCAGAAGGTCCTCGCGCGCGCCGGCTACGGCTCGCGGCGGGCCTGCGAGGAGCTGATCGAGCAGGCGCGGGTCGAGATCAACGGCGAGATCGTCCTGGAGCAGGGCCGCCGGGTCGACCCGGAGAAGGACGAGGTCAAGGTCGACGGCCTGACGGTCGCGACGCAGTCGTACCAGTTCTTCTCGCTGAACAAGCCCGCCGGTGTCGTCTCGACGATGGAGGACCCGGAGGGCCGGCAGTGCCTCGGGGACTACGTCACCAACCGTGAGACGCGGCTCTTCCACGTCGGCCGGCTGGACACCGAGACCGAGGGCGTCATCCTGCTCACCAACCACGGCGAGCTGGCGCACCGTCTCACCCACCCCAAGTACGGCGTGAAGAAGACCTATCTCGCCGCCATCGTCGGCCCGATCCCGCGCGACCTCGGCAAGCGCCTCAAGGACGGCATCCAGCTGGAGGACGGCTACGCCCGCGCGGACCACTTCCGGGTCGTGGAGCAGACCGGCAAGAACTACCTGGTCGAGGTGACCCTGCACGAGGGCCGCAAGCACATCGTGCGGCGCATGCTGGCGGAGGCCGGCTTCCCGGTCGAGAAGCTGGTCCGCACCGCCTTCGGCCCCATCACCCTCGGCGACCAGAAGTCGGGCTGGCTGCGCCGCCTGTCCAACACCGAGGTCGGGATGCTGATGAAGGAAGTCGATCTCTGA
- a CDS encoding ADP-ribosylglycohydrolase family protein has product MSKRAATGTLLGLALGDALGFPTEFNDVPSILAKCGPWREMELPRHAYVSDDTQMTLAVGRALRTAMDRGFLAPKRLERPLREEFVDWYDSPENNRAPGRTCLTACRLLKEEGRAWQDASQVGSKGCGANMRVAPVGLAPGLSDEQRAGAAQLQSALTHGHPTALAASDLTAHAVHLLARGTDPTGLVGQLRSYALDHRTHYDHTWLGDLWTRSQDPSPEHFIARGWDECLAILDRLQEAVRSVSPETDPCLATGEGWIAEEALATGLLCFLLFPDEPVTALRRAACTVGDSDSIACLTGAFAGAWVGAQAWPADWAERIEYRGGLLALGALWDA; this is encoded by the coding sequence ATGTCCAAGCGCGCGGCCACCGGAACGCTGCTGGGCCTCGCCCTCGGGGACGCCCTCGGCTTCCCGACCGAGTTCAACGACGTGCCGTCGATCCTCGCCAAGTGCGGGCCCTGGCGGGAGATGGAGCTGCCGCGGCACGCCTACGTCTCCGACGACACCCAGATGACCCTCGCGGTCGGCCGCGCGCTCAGGACGGCCATGGACCGCGGCTTCCTCGCACCGAAGCGGCTGGAGCGGCCGCTGCGCGAGGAGTTCGTGGACTGGTACGACTCGCCGGAGAACAACCGCGCCCCGGGCCGCACCTGCCTGACCGCGTGCCGCCTGCTGAAGGAGGAGGGCCGGGCCTGGCAGGACGCCAGCCAGGTCGGCTCCAAGGGCTGCGGCGCCAACATGCGGGTCGCCCCCGTCGGGCTCGCCCCCGGCCTGAGCGACGAACAGCGCGCCGGCGCCGCCCAGTTGCAGTCCGCGCTCACCCACGGCCACCCCACCGCCCTCGCCGCCTCCGACCTCACCGCCCACGCGGTCCACCTCCTCGCCCGGGGCACCGACCCGACCGGACTGGTCGGACAGCTGCGCTCGTACGCCCTCGACCACCGCACGCACTACGACCACACCTGGCTCGGCGACCTGTGGACCCGGTCCCAGGACCCCAGCCCCGAGCACTTCATCGCGCGCGGCTGGGACGAGTGCCTGGCGATCCTGGACCGGCTCCAGGAGGCCGTGCGGAGTGTCTCCCCGGAGACCGACCCGTGCCTGGCCACCGGCGAGGGCTGGATCGCCGAAGAGGCCCTCGCCACCGGGCTGCTGTGTTTCCTGCTCTTCCCCGACGAGCCCGTCACCGCCCTGCGCCGGGCCGCCTGCACCGTCGGCGACTCCGACTCCATCGCCTGCCTGACCGGCGCGTTCGCAGGCGCCTGGGTGGGCGCACAGGCCTGGCCGGCCGACTGGGCCGAGCGGATCGAGTACCGAGGCGGCCTTTTGGCCCTCGGGGCGCTCTGGGACGCTTAG
- a CDS encoding nucleotidyltransferase domain-containing protein — MIEDLDLAPVVAEQPDPLLFATVSGAHLYGFPSQDSDVDLRGVHLLPVADLVGLAEPEETRSRTWVRYGVELDLVTHDLRKFVRLMLRRNGYVLEQLLSPLVVHSGDPHRELAALAPGVLTSHHAHHYRGFAVTQWRLFEKTGELKPLLYTFRVLLTGIHLMRSGEVQAHLPTLLEQIDAPGYLPELIAAKGEREHGTADVPHARVEADVERLHAVLDEAQSASALPDAPSAYDALHDFVIRVRLQG, encoded by the coding sequence ATGATCGAAGACCTCGACCTCGCGCCCGTGGTCGCGGAACAGCCCGACCCGCTGCTGTTCGCGACCGTCTCCGGAGCCCACCTGTACGGCTTCCCCTCGCAGGACTCGGACGTGGACCTGCGGGGCGTCCATCTGCTCCCGGTGGCCGACCTCGTCGGGCTGGCCGAGCCGGAGGAGACCCGTTCGCGTACCTGGGTGCGCTACGGCGTCGAGCTGGACCTCGTCACCCACGATCTGCGCAAGTTCGTCCGGCTGATGCTGCGCCGCAACGGCTATGTCCTGGAGCAGCTGCTCTCCCCGCTGGTCGTGCACAGCGGCGACCCGCACCGGGAGCTGGCCGCGCTCGCCCCGGGCGTTCTCACCAGCCACCACGCCCACCACTACCGGGGGTTCGCGGTGACCCAGTGGCGGCTGTTCGAGAAGACCGGCGAACTCAAGCCGCTGCTCTACACGTTCCGGGTGCTGCTCACCGGCATCCACCTCATGCGCAGCGGCGAGGTCCAGGCCCACCTGCCCACGCTCCTTGAGCAGATCGACGCACCCGGCTATCTGCCCGAGCTGATAGCCGCCAAGGGCGAGCGGGAACACGGCACGGCCGATGTCCCGCACGCGCGCGTGGAGGCCGACGTGGAGCGCCTGCACGCCGTACTGGACGAGGCCCAGTCCGCCTCAGCGCTGCCCGACGCCCCCAGCGCGTACGACGCCCTGCACGACTTCGTGATACGCGTCCGTCTGCAGGGCTGA
- a CDS encoding nucleotidyltransferase domain-containing protein — MQPESLVRDHTVYACVMGSRAFGLATDTSDTDRRGVFLAPTPLFWRFEKPPTHVEGPGEEQFSWELERFCELALRGNPNILECLHSPLVEHLDDTGRELLSLRGAFLSRRAYDTFTRYALGQRRKLDAGVRTTGVPRWKHAMHLLRLLTSARDLLRTGELRIDVGDRREALLAVKRGEVPWAEVEAWMARLGAETEQALLRTPLPPEPDHARVADFLFRVRRDSALQTDAYHEVVQGVVRAGGVGQR; from the coding sequence ATGCAGCCCGAGAGCCTGGTACGCGACCACACCGTTTACGCCTGTGTCATGGGCTCGCGGGCCTTCGGTCTGGCGACGGACACCAGCGACACCGACCGTCGGGGTGTCTTCCTCGCCCCCACTCCCCTGTTCTGGCGGTTCGAGAAGCCGCCGACCCATGTCGAGGGGCCGGGCGAGGAGCAGTTCTCCTGGGAGCTGGAGCGGTTCTGCGAACTGGCGCTGCGTGGCAATCCGAACATCCTGGAGTGCCTGCACTCCCCGCTGGTGGAGCACTTGGACGACACCGGCCGGGAGCTGCTGTCCCTGCGCGGCGCCTTCCTCTCCCGCCGGGCCTACGACACCTTCACGCGCTATGCGCTCGGCCAGCGCAGGAAGCTCGACGCCGGCGTCCGTACGACGGGCGTCCCGCGCTGGAAGCACGCCATGCATCTGCTGCGTCTGCTGACGAGCGCCCGCGACCTGCTCCGCACCGGTGAGCTGCGGATCGACGTCGGCGACCGGCGCGAGGCGCTGCTCGCGGTGAAGCGCGGCGAGGTCCCCTGGGCCGAGGTGGAGGCGTGGATGGCCCGGCTGGGGGCGGAGACGGAGCAGGCCCTGCTCCGCACCCCGCTCCCGCCCGAGCCGGATCACGCGCGCGTGGCCGACTTCCTGTTCCGGGTACGCCGGGACTCAGCCCTGCAGACGGACGCGTATCACGAAGTCGTGCAGGGCGTCGTACGCGCTGGGGGCGTCGGGCAGCGCTGA
- a CDS encoding Rieske 2Fe-2S domain-containing protein, whose translation MTEDVKRRTVLATGAAAAIVTPVAACGGGTKSSGSASSAETGGSTSGAGHSTESASGIKTAATGAELGRTSDIPEGGGKIFKDQKVVVTQPTKGHFKAFSAICTHLGCTVNTVANGTIDCPCHGSKFHIADGSVAHGPATKPLPAKSIKVEKKSIRLT comes from the coding sequence ATGACCGAGGACGTGAAGCGGCGCACGGTTCTGGCGACGGGTGCGGCTGCGGCGATCGTGACACCCGTCGCGGCATGCGGCGGCGGCACCAAGAGCAGCGGCAGCGCCAGCAGCGCCGAGACCGGCGGCAGCACCAGCGGCGCCGGCCACAGCACCGAGAGCGCGAGCGGCATCAAGACCGCGGCCACCGGCGCGGAGCTGGGCAGGACCAGTGACATCCCGGAGGGCGGCGGCAAGATCTTCAAGGATCAGAAGGTCGTCGTGACCCAGCCGACGAAGGGCCACTTCAAGGCCTTCTCGGCCATCTGCACGCACCTGGGCTGCACGGTGAACACGGTCGCGAACGGCACGATCGACTGCCCGTGTCACGGCAGCAAGTTCCACATCGCCGACGGCTCGGTGGCGCACGGCCCGGCGACCAAGCCGCTCCCCGCGAAGTCGATCAAGGTGGAGAAGAAATCGATCCGTCTGACGTGA
- the aroH gene encoding chorismate mutase: MAVRAVRGAVQLERDEAGHMDEQVGALLTAVLERNGLSTDDLISIWFTATPDLHSDFPAAAARGLGIVDVPLICAQELAIEGAMPRVVRLLAHIESDRSRADINHVYLGAAAALRKDIAQ; encoded by the coding sequence GTGGCGGTACGAGCGGTCCGGGGGGCCGTCCAACTGGAGCGGGACGAGGCCGGGCACATGGACGAGCAGGTCGGAGCCCTGCTCACCGCGGTCCTGGAGCGGAACGGGCTGAGCACCGACGACCTGATCAGCATCTGGTTCACGGCCACACCCGACCTGCACAGCGACTTCCCGGCGGCCGCCGCGCGGGGGCTCGGCATCGTCGACGTGCCGCTGATCTGCGCCCAGGAACTGGCGATCGAGGGCGCCATGCCCCGGGTCGTACGGCTCCTCGCGCACATCGAGTCGGACCGCTCCCGCGCCGACATCAACCACGTCTACCTCGGCGCCGCGGCCGCCCTGCGCAAGGACATCGCCCAGTGA
- a CDS encoding prephenate dehydrogenase — protein sequence MRTALVIGTGLIGTSAALALVQRGVTVHLADHDPEQARTAAVLGAGTDDTPAGPVDLAIVAAPPAHVAGVLADAMRRGVARGYADVASVKGGPRRELEALGLDLSAYIGTHPMSGREKSGPLAATADLFEGRPWVLTPTRDTDTEVLNLALELVSHCRAVPVVMDADAHDRAVALVSHMPHLVSSMVAARLEHAEEAAVRLCGQGIRDVTRIAASDPRMWIDILSANPGPVADLLSDVAADLGETVEALRGLQSSDDAKRREGTAGIEDVLRRGNAGQVRVPGKHGSAPRVYETVVVLIDDQPGQLARIFADAGRAGVNIEDVRIEHATGQQAGLVQLMVEPKSAAVLKDALRERGWALRQ from the coding sequence GTGAGAACCGCACTCGTCATCGGCACCGGCCTCATCGGCACCTCCGCCGCCCTGGCCCTCGTCCAGCGCGGCGTCACCGTCCACCTCGCCGACCACGACCCCGAGCAGGCCCGTACCGCCGCCGTGCTGGGCGCCGGCACCGACGACACCCCCGCGGGCCCCGTCGACCTCGCGATCGTGGCCGCCCCGCCCGCGCACGTGGCCGGCGTGCTCGCCGACGCCATGCGCCGGGGCGTGGCCCGCGGCTATGCCGACGTGGCCAGCGTCAAGGGCGGCCCGCGCCGCGAGCTGGAGGCGCTCGGCCTGGACCTGTCGGCGTACATCGGCACCCACCCGATGTCCGGGCGCGAGAAGTCCGGCCCGCTGGCCGCGACCGCCGACCTCTTCGAGGGCCGCCCCTGGGTGCTCACCCCGACCCGGGACACCGACACCGAGGTGCTGAACCTCGCCCTGGAGCTGGTCTCGCACTGCCGGGCCGTACCGGTCGTCATGGACGCCGACGCCCACGACCGCGCCGTCGCCCTCGTCTCCCACATGCCCCACCTGGTGTCCAGCATGGTCGCCGCGCGCCTGGAGCACGCCGAGGAGGCCGCCGTACGGCTGTGCGGGCAGGGCATCCGGGACGTGACCCGGATCGCCGCCTCCGATCCGCGCATGTGGATCGACATCCTGTCCGCGAACCCGGGCCCGGTCGCCGACCTGCTCTCCGACGTCGCCGCCGACCTGGGCGAGACCGTCGAGGCGCTGCGCGGCCTGCAGTCCTCCGACGACGCCAAGCGGCGCGAGGGCACCGCGGGCATCGAGGACGTACTGCGCCGCGGGAACGCCGGCCAGGTACGGGTGCCCGGCAAGCACGGCAGCGCGCCGCGCGTGTACGAGACCGTCGTCGTCCTCATCGACGACCAGCCCGGCCAGCTGGCCCGCATCTTCGCCGACGCGGGACGGGCCGGGGTCAACATCGAGGACGTCCGCATCGAGCACGCCACCGGGCAGCAGGCCGGCCTGGTCCAGCTCATGGTCGAACCGAAGTCGGCGGCCGTCCTGAAGGACGCACTGCGGGAGCGGGGCTGGGCGCTGCGGCAGTAG
- the cmk gene encoding (d)CMP kinase: MENGAAPTAQPVIVAIDGPSGTGKSSTSKAVAAQLGLSYLDTGAQYRAITWWMVTNGIDLEDPTAIAAVAGKPEIVSGTDPAGPTITVDGTDVAGPIRTQEVTAKVSAVSAVPEVRSLITELQRSIAAGAEQGIVVEGRDIGTTVLPDADLKIFLTASPEARAARRSGELKGADVHTTREALIKRDAADSSRKTSPLAKADDAVEVDTTELTLAQVIECVVTLVEEKRAGK; the protein is encoded by the coding sequence GTGGAAAACGGCGCCGCCCCGACCGCCCAGCCCGTGATCGTCGCGATCGACGGCCCCTCCGGCACGGGCAAGTCGAGCACGTCGAAGGCCGTCGCCGCGCAGCTCGGCCTGAGCTACCTGGACACCGGCGCCCAGTACCGGGCGATCACCTGGTGGATGGTGACCAACGGCATCGACCTGGAGGACCCGACCGCCATCGCCGCCGTCGCGGGCAAGCCGGAGATCGTCTCCGGCACCGACCCGGCGGGCCCGACCATCACGGTCGACGGCACCGACGTGGCCGGCCCCATCCGCACCCAGGAGGTCACCGCCAAGGTCAGCGCGGTCAGCGCGGTCCCCGAGGTGCGCTCCCTGATCACCGAGCTGCAGCGCTCGATCGCCGCCGGCGCGGAGCAGGGCATCGTGGTCGAGGGCCGTGACATCGGTACGACGGTGCTGCCGGACGCCGACCTGAAGATCTTCCTCACCGCCTCCCCGGAGGCCCGCGCGGCCCGCCGCAGCGGCGAGCTGAAGGGCGCCGACGTGCACACCACCCGCGAGGCGCTGATCAAGCGGGACGCGGCCGACTCCTCCCGCAAGACCTCGCCGCTCGCCAAGGCCGACGACGCGGTCGAGGTGGACACCACCGAGCTCACCCTCGCCCAGGTCATCGAGTGCGTCGTCACCCTGGTCGAGGAGAAGCGAGCGGGGAAGTGA